The segment GCTGGCGGACGACCCGCACACCCTGACCCTGATCGGCTGTTTCGACGACGAGCCCTTCGCCTATTTCGAGGCGTACTGGGCCAAGGAAGACCGCATTGCGCCGTTCTACGCGGCGGACGACTACGACCGGGGCATCCACATGCTGGTGGGCGAGGAAAAGCACCGTGGCCCGCACAAGGTGGCGAGCTGGCTATCGGCCCTCGCGCACTACCTGTTCCTCGACGACAGCCGCACCCGCAAGGTGGTGGCCGAACCCCGCGCCGACAACGCCCGGATGATCGGTCACATGCAGGCCCAGGGTTTCTATCGCGAGAAGGAGTTCGACTTTCCCCACAAGCGCGCGGCGCTGATGGCGCTGGGGCGGGAGTGGTTCTTCGAGCGTTGTGAGTTGTGTTGACGAGGGCAAATAGGGGCAGCGTCTGGTTGTGGCAGCGAATTTGTTCGCGAAGAGCCGCCTGCGGCTTTCCGATCATCTCAGGACAGGCCTACGGCCTGTTTCGCGATTGAAATCGCTCCCACAACGAAGGGGCAGGAGCGCGCTGTTCACGCACCCTTGCACATCTCGCGCTCGGCTCCGACCGTCTTGCGGCAGTGGATCAGCGCGTCGCGGATCATGAAGTTGACCAGGGTAGGAGAGACGCCCAGTTCCTGGGCGATTTCCTTCTGTGGCTTGCCATGGATGCGGTACATCTCGAAGGCGTATCGGGTGCGTTCGGGGAGCTGGCCGAGGGCATTGGCCACCATCTCCAGGGTTTCCTGGTGCAGATGCAGGGCTTCGGGGGATGCGCTGGCGTGCTGTTCCACGTTCAGGCCCTCTTCTTCGCTGCTGGAGTGGCGCAGTTCGAGGGTCTGCTTGCGGTAATGGTCGATGGCCAGGTTGCGCACGGTCTGGAACATGTAGCTCAGCTGCGCCTTGAAGGAGAGTTTGAGCAATGGGGCAGACTGCAGCCTGAAGAAGGCGTCCTGGACGACGTCTTCGGCGCGGTAGTGGCAGCCGGTGATACGGGCGGCGATCTTGACCATCATGGAGCGATGATCGATGAAGGCCTGCAGGGATGAGTGGGGGTGACCGGCGGCAACGCAGTCAACAGGTCCTTGTTCTGGCATTGGGTTCACCTGTGCGCTTTCTTGGTATTGCTTTTCTGGTTGGGGGCGAGGCGGGGCACAAAATTAGTGGTAACGCCATACACTGTCAAATAAGAATCATTAGCATTATTTGAGATTGTGTCGGAATCTTTCCCTCCAGGGACTGTCGCGTTGCGAGTGGGAATCTTTCTTGATGGCGCGGTGGGTTTCCCGATCCAGGCGACGGGAAAGCGCCTTTTCCAGGTCGCGAGCACGAGCAACATCCCGAAGTAATTTCTTGTCATCCTCATCCGTTCTTCTCAGTGAAAGCGTTGGAGGCAGCCGCCCCGGACGGGTTTCAACAGAGGAGAGAAGCACCGTGTTCGATCGTGACGACGTGATTTTCCAGGTGGTGGTGAACCACGAAGAGCAGTACTCCATCTGGCCGGAGTACAAGGCCATCCCGGCTGGCTGGCGTGCAGCCGGCAAGAGCGGCCTGAAGAAGGAATGCCTCGAATATATCGAGCAGGTCTGGACCGACATGCGTCCGCTGAGCCTTCGTCAGCAGATGGAAGGCGTGACGGCCTGAGGGGACGGACATGGTCGCACTGCGTCTGTTCTGCATGCCGTACTCCGGCGCCAGCGCGATGGCCTATGCCCGCTGGCGCCGCAAGGTGCCGAAATGGCTGGCGATCCGCCCGGTGGAGTTGCCGGGCCGTGGTTCCCGTCATGGCGAACCCTTCGCGACCGATGTCCTGACGCTGGCGCGCGGGCTGGCCAACGAGATCCGTGGCGAGGCGCGGCAACCCTACGCACTGTTCGGTCACAGCCTCGGTGGCCTGCTGGCCTTCGAGATGGCCCATGCCCTGCGCGAGCTGGACGTGCCGCGTCCGGTGGCGCTGTTCATATCGGGAAGCGCCGCCCCGGCGCGGCGTGACTTCTCCGGGTTCGCCACGGCCAGGAGCGACGCCGAGCTGATCGCCAAGCTGCGCAGCCTGGGCGGTACGCCGGAAGAAGTGCTGGCCAATCGCGAATTGCTGGATCTGCTGCTACCCGTGCTGCGCGCCGACTTCCTGCTCTGCGGCCAGTACCGCTATCACCCGCGAGAGCCGCTGTCGATCCCGATGCATGTCCTCGGCGGACACCGCGACAGCATCAGTGTCGACGACCTGCTGGCGTGGCAGGAAGAAACCGCGTCCAGCTTCTCCCTCGACATGCACGAGGGGCATCACTTCTTCATCCATGACAACGAGGGGCGGGTACTGCGCACCCTCAAGTCCCATCTGGGACGGCACCTGCGCTACCGCTCTTCCTGGGGTTGGTCCCCGGACGTCCGCCCGGCGGACAGGATTTCCCAGACGGGTGGCTGAGCCGCCCGCATTCCCCGATCAAACCGATTGCAAGCCGTACTCAGGCAGGAACGAAAAATGACGGAAGTGTTCGATCTCCCAGGCACCCTGGTGGAGGCGCTGCAGTGTCGCGCTGCGGCGGAGCCGGAACGTGTGGCCCTGCGGTTCCTCGGCGGGGACCAGCCAACCGGCGAGGTGCTCGACTACCGCCAGCTGGACTGGCGTGCCCGCCGCATCGCCGCCGCGCTGCAACAGCGCGCCAGCGTCGGGGATCGCGCCGTGTTGCTGTTCAACAGCGGCCCGGACTACGTCGCCAGCTTTTTCGCCTGCCTGTATGCCGGTGTGATCGCGGTTCCGGCCTATCCGCCGGAGTCCAACCGTCACCATCACTTGCAGCGCTTGCACTCGATACTCGACGACGCCGAGCCGGCCCTGGTGTTGACCTCCACCGGCCTTGAAGTCCAGTTGCGGTCCGCACTGGGCGAGCAGTCCGGCCGCCTGCTCTGCGTCGACCGCCTGGCCACGGACCTGACCGAGGCCTTCCAGCCGGTGGAACTGTCCGGCGAGCACATCGCCTTCCTGCAATACACCTCCGGCTCCACTTCGCTTCCCAAGGGCGTGCAGGTCAGCCACGGCAACCTGGTGGCCAACGAGCAGATGATCCGCCACGGCTTCGGCATCTGCGATGACGACGTGATCGTCAGCTGGCTGCCGCTCTACCACGACATGGGCCTGATCGGCGGCCTGCTGCAGGGCATCTGGAGCGGCGTGCCGGTGGTGCTGATGTCGCCGCAATACTTCCTCGAACGCCCGGTGCGCTGGCTGGAAGCCATCAGCCAGTTCGGCGGCACCGTCAGCGGCGGCCCGGACTTCGCCTACCGCCTGTGCTGCGAGCGCATCAGCGAATCGGCCATGGCTCGCCTCGACCTGTCCGGCTGGCGCCTGGCGTTCTCCGGCTCGGAGCCCATCCGCAAGGACAGCCTCGATGCGTTCGCGGAGACGTTCGCTGCCTGCGGTTTCTCCAGCGCGTCCTGGTTTGCCTGCTACGGCCTGGCCGAGGCGACGCTCTTCGTCACCGGCGCCCGCCGTGGCCAGGGCATCAATGTGCGTGAACTGGATGCCGCAGCCCTGGCCACCAATCGTGCCGAAAGTGGCCGCGGCGCCATCGCCATCAGTTGCGGTTACCCGCAGCCGGGCCACGAGCTGATGCTGGTGGACCCGCTGCACGGTGGCGTCCTGGGCAACGGCCAGGTGGGCGAGATCTGGGTCAGCGGCACCAGCGTCGCCCTCGGCTACTGGTGCAATCCGCAAGCCAGTGCGCGCACCTTCGTCGAGCGTGATGGGCGCACCTGGCTGCGTACCGGCGATCTTGGCTTCCTGCTGGAGGGCGAGCTGCACATCACCGGCCGCCTGAAGGACATGCTCATCGTCCGTGGCCACAACCTCTATCCGCAGGACATCGAGCGCACCGTCGAGACGGACGTCGAAGTCGTGCGCAAGGGCCGCGTCGCCGCCTTTGCCGTGCAGCACCTGGGCAATGAAGGCATCGGCATCGCCGCCGAGATCGGTCGCCGCGCACAGAAGAGGGTGCCGCCGGACGTACTGGCGCGGATGATCCGCCAGGCCGTGGCCCAAGCCCATCAGGAAAGCCCGGCGGTGGTCGTACTGCTCAACCCCGGCGCGCTGCCCAAGACCTCCAGCGGCAAGTTGCAGCGCTCCGCCTGCCGCAGCCAGCTGGCCGACGGCAGCCTCGACCACTACGCGCTGTTCCGTGAGGGCGACGCCGTTCGCCTGCCCGGCGAGACGCCGAGCGCAGCCGCCGATGGCCTGGTGGCCAGGCTCTGGCGCGAGCAGTTGGACCTGGCCGAGCTGAATGCCGGCGACAACTTCTTCGCCCTGGGCGGCAACTCCATCCGTGCCGTACAAGTCATGGCCCGACTGCGCGAAGAGCGCGGCGTGGCCGTGGAGATGCGTCACCTGTTCGAAGCACCCACCCTGGGCGAATTCTCCGCGCTGGTGGAGCGTCTGGCGGCCGAAGGCGGACAAGCAGAGGGCGGCATCGCGCGTCTCGACCGCAGCCAGCCGCTGGCCCAATCCGCCGCGCAGAACCGGCTCTGGTTCCTCTGGCAGCTCGATCCGCAAAGTGCCGCCTACAACATCCCTGGCGCCTTGCGCCTGCGCGGCAACCTCGATGAGGCAGCCCTTGAGCAGAGCTTCCTCCAGTTGGTGGAGCGCCATGAATCTCTGCGTACCACCTTCCATGAACTGGGCGGCCTGCCGGTCCAGCGCATCCACCCGGCCGGTGCGTTCGCGCTGAGCCTGATCGACCTCGAAGACCAGCCGGACGCCGAAGCCCGCGCCCTCGCCATCCGCGAGTCGGAAGCGCTGGCGCCGTTCGACCTGGAGAACGGGCCGCTGCTGCGGGTCAGCCTGGTGCGCATCGCCGAGCGCGATCACCTGCTGCTGGTGACCCTGCATCACATCATTGCGGACGGCTGGTCGCTGGACCTGCTGCTGAACGAGTTCTCCCGCCTCTACGGCGCCATCGGACTTGGCCAGTACGCAGCGCTTGAACCGCTCGCGCTGCAATATGTCGATGTGGCTGCCTGGCAGAGCCAATGGCTGGCGGCGGGCGAGGGCAAGCGCCAGCTCGACTGGTGGAAAGCCCAGCTGGGTGAGGAACAGCCGCTGCTGCTGATGCCCACCGATCGGCCGCGTACACCGGATGCGCGCTATCGCGCCGGCCGCTACAGCGTGCGCCTGGACAAGGCCCTCGGCGAGCGGCTGCAACAGCTGGCCCGCGAGCATGACGCCAGCCTGTTCATGGTGCTGCT is part of the Pseudomonas lalkuanensis genome and harbors:
- a CDS encoding RNA polymerase factor sigma-70 → MPEQGPVDCVAAGHPHSSLQAFIDHRSMMVKIAARITGCHYRAEDVVQDAFFRLQSAPLLKLSFKAQLSYMFQTVRNLAIDHYRKQTLELRHSSSEEEGLNVEQHASASPEALHLHQETLEMVANALGQLPERTRYAFEMYRIHGKPQKEIAQELGVSPTLVNFMIRDALIHCRKTVGAEREMCKGA
- a CDS encoding MbtH family protein produces the protein MFDRDDVIFQVVVNHEEQYSIWPEYKAIPAGWRAAGKSGLKKECLEYIEQVWTDMRPLSLRQQMEGVTA
- a CDS encoding thioesterase II family protein; this translates as MVALRLFCMPYSGASAMAYARWRRKVPKWLAIRPVELPGRGSRHGEPFATDVLTLARGLANEIRGEARQPYALFGHSLGGLLAFEMAHALRELDVPRPVALFISGSAAPARRDFSGFATARSDAELIAKLRSLGGTPEEVLANRELLDLLLPVLRADFLLCGQYRYHPREPLSIPMHVLGGHRDSISVDDLLAWQEETASSFSLDMHEGHHFFIHDNEGRVLRTLKSHLGRHLRYRSSWGWSPDVRPADRISQTGG